In Leptospira montravelensis, the DNA window AACATCGCAGAATGAGTTAATTAAAAAAACCAATTGGGATTCTAAGTTGGCAGAAAAATATCCATTAAAAATTTTAATTGCTGATGATGATCCAATTAACCAAAAAGTAACAAGTCTCTTTTTAAAAAAACTAGGTTATACCGCCTTACAAGCTGAAAATGGAGAAAAAACTTTAGATATGGTTCGCACCTATTTACCAGATCTTGTTTTCCTTGATATTCAAATGCCTGACATGGACGGAATTACTGTCACAAGATGCGTTCGCAAATCCGAAACCATTCCCAAACAACCAGTGATCATTGCTCTTACAGCTAATGTTTTGGAAGAAGAAAAACAAAGATGCCTTTCAGGCGGCATGGATGATTTTATGACAAAACCTCTTTTATTACATGATTTAGATTTTATGATACGAAAATGGGCCAAAAAAGATTTAACACCGTCCAATCTTTAAGGACAATATTTTGGCTACAACTCTTGGCAAACTTCCACATGGAGAATTACTCCAACGTATCTCAAAATCAGAACATTTTCAATCTGGTAGCTTCAAAAACATAGAACATACGGAAATGTTAGCACCTAACAGTTCCTACTGGAAAATGGCCATTAAATATTGGCAAAAACCCAATTCTATTCGTCCTTCATCCCCAATCCCCTCTTCGAAAATCAATTTAAAAGAATTAGATTCTACAAAGCCACAGTACATTTGGTTCGGCCATTCCTCATACCTTTTAGTGGCTGAAGGAAAAACTATTTTAGTTGATCCTGTTTTTTCAGGTTATGCTTCTCCTTTCTCTTTTGCAGTACAATCCTTTGAAGGCACTGATGTATATCTGCCAGAAGATATGCCAGATTTGGACATTCTTATTATCACCCATGATCACTACGACCACTTAGATTACGAAACAATGATAAGGTTACACCAGAGAACTAAAAAAATCATCGTACCGTTAGGTGTTTCTGCTCATTTACTATCTTGGGGAGTGCCTTTAGAAAAAATTATTGAATTAGATTGGTTTGAGTCCAAAGAAATTACCACTGCTCTAAGTATAACCGCAACACCGACTAGACATTTTTCTGGACGAAGTGTACTCCGAAACAAAAGTTTATGGTGTTCCTATGTATTAAAAATTGGCGAATATAAAGTATTTATCGGTGGTGATTCAGGTTACGGAACTATTTTTGAAACTATTGGAAAAAACTATGGTCCATTTGATTTGGCATTTTTAGAATGTGGACAATACGGGGATGATTGGCCATTCATTCATATGCGTCCCGAAGAAACGGCTCTGGCAGCAGCTAACATTGGCGCAAAGTCTTTTGTCCCCGTTCATTGGGGAAAATTTATTTTGTCACTACATCCTTGGAACGACCCAATCAAACGAGTTCTTGTAGCTTCCCAAACTATGAAACTCAATTTACAAGTTCCCAAAATAGGAGAAAGTTTTGCCTTCAAAGGTTCAGGAAGTGTAGATGGTTGGTGGAATTTTCAGTGACAAAAAGATCATAAGTTAAAATGATTAGATCCATTTCGTATGGATCACTTAAAATGAAAAATGCACTTGTGGTTGGAGCTACTTCCGACATTGGAATTTATATCACAGAATCTCTCGCAAAACGAGGATTTTCACTATCTTTAACTGGAAGAAACAAACAAAAGTTAAGTGTATTAAAATCCAAAATCCTATTAAATTATATGGTTTCAGTAGATATTTATGAATGGGATGTTACTAAATTTTCATTACACCAAAACTTTTACCAAGAACTTTCCCAAAAACCAGATATTGTTTTTTTTGTTGTAGGTTATTACGAAAACCAGACCAAAGCAAGAGAAAACCAAAACGAACTCTTAGAGACCATTCAAGTAAATTATTCTGCTGTTGTTTCACTTATAAATATAATTTCTTTGGATATGGAAAAAAGAAATACAGGAACAATTGTAGCCATTAGTTCTGTAGCAGGAGATCGGGGAAGGCAAATGAATTTTATTTATGGAAGTGCAAAAGCTGGTCTTACTACTTATCTTTCTGGACTCAGGTCCCTTTTGTATTCGAAAGGAGTCTATATCACAACTATCCAATTGGGACCTGTTTATACAAAAATGTCCGATGGGCATAATCTAATACCTTGGCTCACCTTACAACCACAGGTGGCCGCAGAACTTATTGTAAAAGCAGGGTTATCTAAAAAGGATTTAATTTATATCCGTTGGCCTTGGCGTTTCATCATGATGGCAATTCGTATGATTCCTGAATGGATCTTCAAACGGCTACCTCCATTTTAGTCAAAATACAAAATCCATAAAAACACGTTGCGATTCACAGACTTATTAAAGAAAAGAAATAGTTTAAGAATGTAAAATCCCATCTTCAAACTAATTTATTTTAACTTTTGATACTGGATAATCAATGCGTCGGAATTGGATCCAATCCCTTCTATTCGAGATACAACCATTCCCTCTTTTGAAACTAAACTGTAAACGGCAGAATGGTTAAACTCTCCATTGGATATTTTTTTATAATTGATTCCAAGTACCACTGACAACATACGAATGTCCTCTTCCTTGCCCGATAAAAGAGTCCAATTTTCGTTTAAATTCATTTTCTTTTTATATGCGCTAAGGACCGCCGGATTGTCCTTTTCGGAATCAAAACTAACAAGAACTATACGAGGGTCTTTCCCTGTTTTTTCAGCTATTTTTTTAGAAAGTTGTCCTATATCTGCCACAAGTCTTGGACAAATAGATTGGCAAGTAGCATAAAACATACTAATAATGAAAAGAGAACCCTTAAACTCCTTCAATGTGATCGTTTGGTTGGATTCGGTTGTCCACTTTGAACCCAAATCAAATAAACTTCCTTGGGCCGCATCACTAGAAGCCAAAACATGATCGTCTCCATGATGGTGGTGGCCACTCGAATTCTGATCGTCACAGCCAAAACTAAACCCGAAAGTAATGAATAAGATAATTAGTTTTATCCTAGTTTGAAATTTCATAGTGGATTATCCTTAATGTTATTATCTGAAGCACATCGAAATCCTAAATATTTTGCAGTATACCATCCTTTTAAGCCGGCTCGATAACCATAACGCATGTAAGATGCATAATTGGAAAAGTCATTGGCTTTCAAAGATCCACCACCACAAAAAAGGTTACTTTCTAAATCGCTATCTTGTCTTGAATCTCCGGTGACAGAAGTATTATTAAAATCAAACACCCACTCCCAAATCATTCCATGTTGGTCATAAACACCATGACTATTTTTGTATTTACCTACAGATGGTAGGTACTCTGGTTTTTGTTCTCCATACCAACCAAGTATGACAGATTCCATTGCTTTTTTGCTTTTACCTGCCTGTGGAACACTTGCGGTATATTCCCATTCTGATTCCAAAGGCAAACGTTTCCCCTTCCATTGGCAAAAAGCATTGGCACTAAACCATGAAACATAGGTTACAGGGGAATTTGCACTCCGATTGTCTGGAACCATTCTCTTCCAATCACCTAAATAACCACCATCAGCAAATAAGGAAGATACTTTTCCTTTTCTCCATTCAGGATTAGCTTTTAAAAATTCAAAATACTCTTTTTGTGTGACTGGATACTCGTCCAAATAAAAACTTTTGATCTTAATTGTTTCGCCTAACTTTGCATTTGTGTCTTTTAAAAACGGTTTCCAATTCCCCGCAGGAATTTTTACCATCTCTGCGGAAAGAGAAACCGAAATAAAAATACAAATAAAAAGTGAAGGCTTCATGTTTGTAAAAAATCGTTTATTAACTTATTTTACTTCAGCTTCCGAAACCATAATTCCTTTATTTCCCCATTGGTTATAAACATAACTAAGGACACTTGCGATCTCTTCATTGGTTAGTTCTAAATGAGGCATTACGTTATTGTATTTTTGTCCATTTACCGTGATTGGTCCATTGAGTCCTTTTTTCAAAATTTGAATCGCACGTGCTTTGTCAGCATTTAGAAAATCAGACTTTGCCAGAGGAGGAAATACTCCAGTCACACCTTGCCCTTCTTTCATATGGCAAGCAGCACAAACCGATTTATATACCCTTTCTCCATTTGCCAAAATTTCTTTTGGAGTACTTGCTGATACTTTGGGTTTGACTTCGGTAACCATTCTTTGAATGGCTGGGCCTTCTGGAAGGTAAACTGTATCGTCTTGTTTCCCAGAATAAACTGTTGCATTTGGTTCGCCTTCCACTTTTAACATACCAAGCGAACCTTTGTTAAATGTTCTAAAAATTGAATGATCAACAAGAATCAAAGTGCCTGGAACATCTACTTTAAAATCCACAATGGCAGAACCGCCCGCTGGAATGAGTGTGGTTTGTACATTTTTTTGGTTAGCAAGTGCTCCCCCTTCTGTATACACGTTGTCAAAAATTTCACCAATGACATGAAAAGAGGAAACTAAATTTGGCCCACCATTCCCAACAAACAATCTAACAGTTTCTCCTACTTTAGCAGTGATGGCTCTGTCTTCTACAAGGGAACCCACAGATCCATTAAATACAACATAATCGGGAATTTCCGTAATGGCTTTTTCCATACTGAATGGTTGGAGACCTGGTTCACCATTTTTTCCTTTTGTATAAAATTCACTTTGCACTACATAATATTCCTTATCCACCTTAGGAAGATCATCCTTAGGTTGTACAAAAATTAGACCGTACATTCCGTTCGCAATATGCATTCCCACAGGGGAAGTAGCGCAGTGGTATACAAACAATCCTGGGTTTAATGCCTTAAAAGAAAATTTAGAAGCATGACCTGGAATGGTAAGTGAGGCAGCAGCACCTCCTCCTGGCCCTGTGACTGCATGTAAATCGATGTTATGTGGCATTTTACTTGTAGGATGGTTTTTTAGGTGAAATTCTACCTCATCCCCTTCTCTCACTCGGATCATAGGGCCTGGAACCGATCCTCCAAATGTCCAAAATGTATATTCAACACCATCCGCAAGCCTACCCACAACTTCCACAGTTTCAATATTAACAACGACTTTGGCTTCACTCGTTCTTTCAATATGAGGAGGGACTTCTGGGGCATAAGTGAGTTTTGCCTCTTCTGTTTTTGGTCCCGAACAAACAGGGAATAAACTGATTATCAGCATAAAAACTAAATAAACTTTTAAGGTTTTTGGTTTCGGTAGTTTTGTAAGCATTTCCGTATCCTTTCTCTTCATTCTAAATCGAAATTGTTAAAACCGTCATTGACACAAATCAATAAAATCGTTGGCAAACGATAAACAATTCACAAAATCTAAGGATATAGAAGTATTTTTTTAGTGGTTCTGGAATTTCTGATTTAATCCAAATAGAAATTCTAAATCGACGGAATCGAAACTAGCTGAAATAATGGTTTGGTGCCCCATGACTTTAGATCCACTCACTAGCCTAAGTAAGTTTCGTAGCTTACTCCATATTTCTTCCATTTTGAATGCAAACCTAGATTTGCACCAACTCCTTCCTTTAATTATGTTATATTCTAAAGATCTATTAGAAGCTGAAGCAAGTTCACTTTTCCTTTTAGAAGATGAAGAATTTTTGTATTGCGAAGTAGCGTTAGGAGAAAAGGGCGAAATCATTCAACAGTATGCTAGGTTAGAGTTAGGTGAGGGAATTGTGGGGATGGTTGCCAAAGAGAAAAAACCTATAGCTTTGGAAGACGCCTATAAAGATCCAAGATTCAATGCTAGTATGGACAAACGTACGGGTTTTAAAACAAAATCCCTTATTTGTGTTCCGCTTTTTGTGGAAGAAAGACTTATCGGCACTCTTGAAGTCATCAATAAAACGAACAATAGGTTATTTGATTCATCCGATTTGGAATATCTGATTTCCTTGTCTGAAGTGGCAGCCACTGCCATCCAAAATGCCAATACTAAAGACAGTTTAGACAAACGTATTCTGGAATTATCATTGTTAAATGAATTTGAAAGATTATCCGTTTCTGAAAAAAGTTTAAACGAACTTGGAAAATGGATTCTGAATCGAGTTTTAGAATACCTCGGAGCAACTTCTGGAACCATTTACCTTGCCAATGCAGAAAAACAAGAATTAAGTATCCTTTCCGCAAAAGGAATTCCAGAAGATGCTTATGATCAAATAAAAGTTCCTTATGGAACTGGTGTTTCCGGTTGGGTAGCAGAAAAAAAGGAAAGCCTACTTATCCATAATCTTGATTTAGATCCGCGATATAATAAACTTTCTCCATACAAATTTGAATCTAAATCTTTGATATCAGCGCCACTTATTTTTCAAGATGAACTTCTTGGTGTCATTAGTATCAATAACAAACTATCTGGATACGCCTTTCAACATTCTGATTTAGATTTACTTACGAATATTGCCGCAAGACTGAGTAGCACGATTAAAAATGCTCAACTTTTCCATCAAATTGTGGACACAGGAAAAGAACTGAACCGTGCCAAAAATATTATGAAAAAAATAATGCCATCCACATTACCTAGTTCCGACAAACTGGCGTACGGTGTAGCGCATATTCCTTTGGAACAAGTGGGAGGTGATTTTTACGATGTTTCAGAATTGGAAGATTCTAAATTTTCGATTTTGATAGCAGATATCTCCGGACATGGACTTTCGGCAGCAGTTCTTGCGGCAATGGCACATATGGTGTTAAAAAATTTTGAACAAGACATCAAACTTAGCCCATCTCTGTTTTTAACCACCCTAAACCACATGTTATATGGAAAATTGGCAGGAAACTTTCTCACTGCATTTTATGGAATTATTGATCTAAAAAATAATACAATTCTTTGTGCGAACGCAGGCCACCACGCACCATTTTTATTGGATAAAAAGGACTCACCTATAATTCAGTTAGATGTGAAAGGAAAAATATTGGGACTTATTCCCGATTTATTTTATGAGGAAAAAACGTTTCCTTTTTTACCTGGAAACCGACTGGTAATGTACACTGATGGAATCACAGAACATATGTCCAAGGATCATAACAAACGTTATGATGAAGAATTGTTCCAAAATGCAGTTCTAAAAACTAAATCATTAGACACACAAAATTCAGCAAATCACTTGATCCAAGCAGCCAAAGACCATGTAGGATTCAATGATTTTGCTGACGATGTAACGATTCTTCTTGTGGATCGCATTTAAAAATACAGATCCACTATTTGTTGTTTTCGTTTCAGAAAACTTACTTGATTTGTCTTTTTTAGAATGAAATTTCCAAAACTTCCGTTTCTCCCGTATGGTAATGTTCTACTAAATCCATAATTTTTTTTGGTTCAGATACTACTAAAGAACTTTTTTCTTGTAATGTTTCTGATTTATACGCAATCACTTGTGCTTGTTCCGAAAGTCCAAGTAGAATATTAGAAATTTGTTTTGAAGCTAAATTTGCTTCTAATACTGATTGGTCAATTTGTTTTACTTGGTCTTCCACCGAGTCTAACTTGAGTTTCACTCTGGTTGACTCTTGTAAATCATGATACAATGATGCTGCCACTTTCTTTAGAATCGACTTCATTTCACTAAACAAGTCAGCGACGGAGAATACTTCCGTAGAGGCTTCGTTTACTTTAAGGGATGTTTCTTTAATCACCGTTAAAGTTTCATCTACATAATTTTTTATTTCTTCCACGGAAACTGCAATTTGTTCATTTAAACCCATCATCTCTTTAGCCACTATGGCAAAACCCGCGCCCGAATGTCCTGCCCTTGCTGCTTCAATTGAGGCATTCAATGAAAGTAAGTTTGTTCTATCGGCAATTTCTGAAATAATAGAAACAATATTTAAAATTTTACTTGAGACATGTTTGATAGCCTCCATACCTTCTAACGATTCAGAAATTTTTTGTTTTCCAGCATCAGCTTTTTGAGTTGATCTTGTGGACAAGTCGTCCAAGCCTTTCAAAGCATTCTGAGTTCCTTTCAAATTTTGATTCACTGCATTCATATAATCTTTCATGTCTGACATGATGACCGAATGACTTGCAGTAATTTGTTTGATATTATCAAGTGCGGAAGTCAATTCCTCCATACAGGCAGCAGCTTCTTCACTTCCCGATGCCATCGAATGTGTGGAACTAAAAAAATGGTCGGTAAGGTCCGTTAATTCCTTGGAAATACGAATGGATGCATCTGTTGCTTTTTGGATTTGCGAGACGATTCCCCAAAGATTAATGCTCATACTTTTCATTGACAGTAACATTATTTTTACTTCGTCTCGACTATCATTCTGAAAATGATCAGGATATTGAAACCTTCCCGAGGAAACGGAGATTACAGATTCTGTGGCTTTCTGTAATTTTTGATTTTTTTGCCTGAGAACCAATACAAATGAAATTGCGATTCCTAACTGCATTAAAAGTAACAAACTACAAATAAGAGGTTTATCGTAAATTTGCAATGAAAGTAAACTTAAAAAAGGAATAGAACTTAACAAAACAAAAGTTAATTCATGTACTTTGATCGAACGTATGTTCTTAGAAATTTTCTTTTTTTTATTTAACGAATAAGGTTTTTCACCTAATCTTCGATATAATTTTTCGTAATAGTCCTTCTTTGCATCCGCTAATTTTTTACGCACAGATACAAAACCAATTACTTGCCTTCTTTCGTTTAAAATGGGTGTGATCGTTGCGTCTACCCAGTAATAATTACCTGATTTGGCCCTATTTTTAACAGCTCCTGTCCAGGGGAGTCCTACTTTGATAAAATCCCAAAGCTCTTCAAATACCACTTTTGGCATGTCGGGATGTCTGACAATATTATGAGGTTTCCCGATCATTTCTTCTACAGAATATTCGGAAATTCTTGCAAAGTCAGGCGATACATAGGTAATCAAACCTTTAGTATCGGTACGAGAAATTATGACGTCCTTTTCGGTCAGAGCATTTTCAACGAAATTTACATTTGCATTTTTCAATTCTATTTCCCTCAACTAACATAGCTAAAGTTAATTAAATTAGAATTGGAATCAACCCCGTTGTTTATTTTTTATACAAAGTTGGTCTTGATATTTGTCAATGGAGGATAAGGGAAACTACGAATTTAAACTTTCGCAGTATTTAAGGAAATTTCTATTTTCCAAACTTCTCGAAATATTGATTATATTTGAGATAAACTATTAAGGAGTGTTTCGAATTTTTTTTCAGACATTAGTTCATGAGTTAAAAACTTTCCCTCATAATAAATTCCCAAAGTTCCAAACGGACTCCCAAACGTTTGAGCTTCTTTATGATTTTTCAATTTTTTGATATCCACAGGGATTTTTTTCTTTTTGGATAAATTGGCAAGTAACAAAACATACTCTTCCATAAATGGACACTGGTTCGAATAAATAAATGTTAATCCTTTTTTATGAGTATTAATTTTATTTTTAGAGTGTTCCAAAAAGAACGGTAATTTTGTATTTTGATTTAGCTTTAAGAGAAGTAATTCAAAATATGGAGGTGCTGTATCCACCAGTTCAAACCCATGTTTCAAATAGAATTTTTTGTCAGTTAGATATGGCTTTACTTGGTTACTGGTAACGACAACAATCCCATCCATTTTTTTCTGTTTTGCATCGAAGATACACTCATTCAGCAATTGAGTGGAAAAACCTTTTCCCTTAAATTGACCCGAAACCCAAAGACAATGGATCACCATAAAATTTTTTCCTCCAATAGGTTTCCATGATTTCTCAACAGGTATATATTCAATAAACACCTTGCCCCTTTCATCCAATCGTTTAAAAACAAGGCCTTCTTCAAATGAATCCCGCATCCAATTTTTTTTGGACTCTGCCCTAGTTTTATTTTTAATATCGTTTCCAAGGGCACAACAAATATGCTCTACATCAATATTGTTTTGATCTATGGAAATTATCTTCATTGTAATGCCTTTGAAACCAATTGACTAAAAAACCAAACTACTGTTTAATTTGAATATAAGGCACCTACACAAGTCCCGCAAATATCCGAATCGGCATTTGCTGATTTTGCTACGGCAACTCTGATTTTTTTTAAATCCAACCTTTGGGATGATTTTTCCATTGTATGTTTGGAAGGATCGAAACCACAAGGAAAGGATTTTATTCCTCCCTTCTCTACTTGGATATGTGCTAATTCTACATTTTCATAACGAATGAGTGTGTACAAACTTTAACCTCTTGTCTATTCAGAATCATTTTTCAACCAGTAGAAACCAATACAATGAGAAAAATAATCAAAAATATTCTATGATACAAAATTTGAGAATTATAAATACTTATCAATGAGACTCGAACTACAATTAAATACTTTTGCTCACGTATACGCATTCATAAAAATGACTACGAACGGTTTTCTTTACAAAACATTTTCATAAAAAACATGATAGTTATTTCTTAGCGAAATTAACATTAGCATAAAACAGAAGCTACTCATTGGATTTAAAACCAGAAATATTCCTTTCTAAAAATTTATAGTAGATTATTTTACAAATGGGAAGAAGTTTTATTATACTAAATGAATTATATCCTAGAAAGGTTTTTAACTAAAACGGCAGGACTCATTATAACTTTTTCTGCGGAATATTTTAAAATCAATTTCACAAGCAGTTTATACACAAATATCACATTTTCAGTTTTATTAGCGGTATTAATCTACGGTTGGTTCAATCTATTAAGAAAAAAAGAAAAACACAATCACTCAACTTTCGATTTTATTTTTCTTAATTCCCCAAATTTGCTACATATTAAAATACCCAAGGCCAGTTTAACCCAAGATTTCTTATTTTCTATTGTTGAATTTATCAATAATTGCAAACCAGAAGAAGTGACTTTTTATTTTTCCGAAACGGCTGAATTTTCAGATTCTTTTAAAATAACAAAAACCGAAAATCAACTGCTTCTATTTTTTTACTCAAAAAAAACAAACCTCGATTCATTTTCTAAAGAGTTAAATGATCATGGAATCAAGACGCAAGTAAAACTAAGTCTAAATCAAAAAATAGGCAATGTGCAAACATCTATAAATGACTTATTTCCACAGGAGCTAAACTTAATACATTTGTTAATCGTAAAAAGATTAAAAGTAAAAAACGAATACATATTTGTAAATAACAGCGATATCTATATCTACAATTATTTAAACAAACTTTTCTCAAATTGAATTATTGGATTTACCATCTAAACAAAAATAACATTCCAATTTGAATATGCTAAATTTTTTCTCCGTTCTCCAACTTTTTAATGATTTCCTTAATACGTTTTTCTCTAGTTTCTGTTTTTTTAGCAGTGTGAAGTCGAAATCCAATAGAGAAAAGACTGGTTTTGCCTAGTTCCTTAAAGGACTTT includes these proteins:
- a CDS encoding GNAT family N-acetyltransferase, with product MKIISIDQNNIDVEHICCALGNDIKNKTRAESKKNWMRDSFEEGLVFKRLDERGKVFIEYIPVEKSWKPIGGKNFMVIHCLWVSGQFKGKGFSTQLLNECIFDAKQKKMDGIVVVTSNQVKPYLTDKKFYLKHGFELVDTAPPYFELLLLKLNQNTKLPFFLEHSKNKINTHKKGLTFIYSNQCPFMEEYVLLLANLSKKKKIPVDIKKLKNHKEAQTFGSPFGTLGIYYEGKFLTHELMSEKKFETLLNSLSQI
- a CDS encoding GAF domain-containing SpoIIE family protein phosphatase → MTLDPLTSLSKFRSLLHISSILNANLDLHQLLPLIMLYSKDLLEAEASSLFLLEDEEFLYCEVALGEKGEIIQQYARLELGEGIVGMVAKEKKPIALEDAYKDPRFNASMDKRTGFKTKSLICVPLFVEERLIGTLEVINKTNNRLFDSSDLEYLISLSEVAATAIQNANTKDSLDKRILELSLLNEFERLSVSEKSLNELGKWILNRVLEYLGATSGTIYLANAEKQELSILSAKGIPEDAYDQIKVPYGTGVSGWVAEKKESLLIHNLDLDPRYNKLSPYKFESKSLISAPLIFQDELLGVISINNKLSGYAFQHSDLDLLTNIAARLSSTIKNAQLFHQIVDTGKELNRAKNIMKKIMPSTLPSSDKLAYGVAHIPLEQVGGDFYDVSELEDSKFSILIADISGHGLSAAVLAAMAHMVLKNFEQDIKLSPSLFLTTLNHMLYGKLAGNFLTAFYGIIDLKNNTILCANAGHHAPFLLDKKDSPIIQLDVKGKILGLIPDLFYEEKTFPFLPGNRLVMYTDGITEHMSKDHNKRYDEELFQNAVLKTKSLDTQNSANHLIQAAKDHVGFNDFADDVTILLVDRI
- a CDS encoding SDR family NAD(P)-dependent oxidoreductase, whose product is MKNALVVGATSDIGIYITESLAKRGFSLSLTGRNKQKLSVLKSKILLNYMVSVDIYEWDVTKFSLHQNFYQELSQKPDIVFFVVGYYENQTKARENQNELLETIQVNYSAVVSLINIISLDMEKRNTGTIVAISSVAGDRGRQMNFIYGSAKAGLTTYLSGLRSLLYSKGVYITTIQLGPVYTKMSDGHNLIPWLTLQPQVAAELIVKAGLSKKDLIYIRWPWRFIMMAIRMIPEWIFKRLPPF
- a CDS encoding SCO family protein is translated as MKFQTRIKLIILFITFGFSFGCDDQNSSGHHHHGDDHVLASSDAAQGSLFDLGSKWTTESNQTITLKEFKGSLFIISMFYATCQSICPRLVADIGQLSKKIAEKTGKDPRIVLVSFDSEKDNPAVLSAYKKKMNLNENWTLLSGKEEDIRMLSVVLGINYKKISNGEFNHSAVYSLVSKEGMVVSRIEGIGSNSDALIIQYQKLK
- a CDS encoding methyl-accepting chemotaxis protein codes for the protein MKNANVNFVENALTEKDVIISRTDTKGLITYVSPDFARISEYSVEEMIGKPHNIVRHPDMPKVVFEELWDFIKVGLPWTGAVKNRAKSGNYYWVDATITPILNERRQVIGFVSVRKKLADAKKDYYEKLYRRLGEKPYSLNKKKKISKNIRSIKVHELTFVLLSSIPFLSLLSLQIYDKPLICSLLLLMQLGIAISFVLVLRQKNQKLQKATESVISVSSGRFQYPDHFQNDSRDEVKIMLLSMKSMSINLWGIVSQIQKATDASIRISKELTDLTDHFFSSTHSMASGSEEAAACMEELTSALDNIKQITASHSVIMSDMKDYMNAVNQNLKGTQNALKGLDDLSTRSTQKADAGKQKISESLEGMEAIKHVSSKILNIVSIISEIADRTNLLSLNASIEAARAGHSGAGFAIVAKEMMGLNEQIAVSVEEIKNYVDETLTVIKETSLKVNEASTEVFSVADLFSEMKSILKKVAASLYHDLQESTRVKLKLDSVEDQVKQIDQSVLEANLASKQISNILLGLSEQAQVIAYKSETLQEKSSLVVSEPKKIMDLVEHYHTGETEVLEISF
- the nirK gene encoding copper-containing nitrite reductase: MLTKLPKPKTLKVYLVFMLIISLFPVCSGPKTEEAKLTYAPEVPPHIERTSEAKVVVNIETVEVVGRLADGVEYTFWTFGGSVPGPMIRVREGDEVEFHLKNHPTSKMPHNIDLHAVTGPGGGAAASLTIPGHASKFSFKALNPGLFVYHCATSPVGMHIANGMYGLIFVQPKDDLPKVDKEYYVVQSEFYTKGKNGEPGLQPFSMEKAITEIPDYVVFNGSVGSLVEDRAITAKVGETVRLFVGNGGPNLVSSFHVIGEIFDNVYTEGGALANQKNVQTTLIPAGGSAIVDFKVDVPGTLILVDHSIFRTFNKGSLGMLKVEGEPNATVYSGKQDDTVYLPEGPAIQRMVTEVKPKVSASTPKEILANGERVYKSVCAACHMKEGQGVTGVFPPLAKSDFLNADKARAIQILKKGLNGPITVNGQKYNNVMPHLELTNEEIASVLSYVYNQWGNKGIMVSEAEVK
- a CDS encoding MBL fold metallo-hydrolase; protein product: MATTLGKLPHGELLQRISKSEHFQSGSFKNIEHTEMLAPNSSYWKMAIKYWQKPNSIRPSSPIPSSKINLKELDSTKPQYIWFGHSSYLLVAEGKTILVDPVFSGYASPFSFAVQSFEGTDVYLPEDMPDLDILIITHDHYDHLDYETMIRLHQRTKKIIVPLGVSAHLLSWGVPLEKIIELDWFESKEITTALSITATPTRHFSGRSVLRNKSLWCSYVLKIGEYKVFIGGDSGYGTIFETIGKNYGPFDLAFLECGQYGDDWPFIHMRPEETALAAANIGAKSFVPVHWGKFILSLHPWNDPIKRVLVASQTMKLNLQVPKIGESFAFKGSGSVDGWWNFQ
- a CDS encoding formylglycine-generating enzyme family protein; translation: MKPSLFICIFISVSLSAEMVKIPAGNWKPFLKDTNAKLGETIKIKSFYLDEYPVTQKEYFEFLKANPEWRKGKVSSLFADGGYLGDWKRMVPDNRSANSPVTYVSWFSANAFCQWKGKRLPLESEWEYTASVPQAGKSKKAMESVILGWYGEQKPEYLPSVGKYKNSHGVYDQHGMIWEWVFDFNNTSVTGDSRQDSDLESNLFCGGGSLKANDFSNYASYMRYGYRAGLKGWYTAKYLGFRCASDNNIKDNPL